Part of the Ascaphus truei isolate aAscTru1 unplaced genomic scaffold, aAscTru1.hap1 HAP1_SCAFFOLD_3594, whole genome shotgun sequence genome, acactgataagtaacacgcagtgcagaagagtacactatgctgtataatgatgcctaataTCTCTATACAGTGATAATTAACACGtaatgcagaagagtacactatgctgtataatgatgcctagtatctctatacactgataagtaacacgcggtgcagaagagtacactatgctgtataatgatgcctagtatctctatacactgataattaacaggtaatgcagaagagtacactatgctgtataatgatgcctagtatcgctatacactgataagtaacacgcagtgcagaagagtacactatgctgtataatgatgcctaatatctctatacactgataattaacaggtaatgcagaagagtacactatgctgtataatgatgcctagtatcgctatacactgataagtaacacgcagtgcagaagagtacactatgctgtataatgatgcctaataTCTCTATACAGTGATAATTAACACGtaatgcagaagagtacactatgctgtataatgatgcctagtatctctatacactgataagtaacacgcggtgcagaagagtacactatgctgtataatgatgcctagtatctctatacactgataagtaacacgcagtgcagaagagtacactatgctgtataatgatgcctagtatcgctatacactgataagtaacacgcagtgcagaagagtacactatgctgtataatgatgcctagtatctctatacactgataagtaacacgcagtgcagaagagtacactatgctgtataatgatgcctagtatctctatacactgataagtaacacgcagtgcagaagagtacactatgctgtataatgatgcctagtatcgctatacactgataattaccacgtaatgcagaagagtacactatgctgtataatgatgcctagtatctctatacactgataattaacacgcagtgcagaagagtacactatgctgtataatgatgcctagtatctctatacactgataagtaacacgcagtgcagaagagtacactatgctgtataatgatgcctagtatctctatacactgataagtaacacgcagtgcagaagagtacactatgctgtataatgatgcctagtatctctatacactgataattaccacgcggtgcagaagagtacactatgctgtataatgatgcctagtatctctatacactgataattaacacgcagtgcagaagagtacactatgctgtataatgatgcctagtatctctatacactgataattaacacgcagtgcagaagagtacactatgctgtataatgatgcctagtatcgctatacactgataagtaacacgcagtgcagaagagtacactatgctgtataatgatgccaaATATCTCTATagactgataagtaacacgcagtgcagaagagtacactatgctgtataatgatgcctagtatcgctatacactgataattaccacgcagtgcagaagagtacactatgctgtataatgatgcctaatatctctatacactgataattaacacgcagtgcagaagagtacactatgctgtataataatgcctagtatctctatacactgataagtaacacgcagtgcagaagagtacactatgctgtataatgatgcctagtatctctatacactgataattaccaCGCAGTGCAGATGAGTAcactgctgtataatgatgcctagtatcgctatacactgataattaccacgcagtgcagaagagtacactatgctgtataatgatgcctaataTCTCTATACGGTGATAATTAAGACGTTGTGCTGAATATCTATATGCTTATAATAAACATGCCACGCTCGATGGTAGTgcagagtacactatgctgtataatggtGCCGAGTATCTGAACTGATAATGAGCACACGCCACTGTATAAATACGCTGATAGGAAGCACACAACTCTGTACactgatgctgagtatctctatacactgttaATGAACACGCCACGCTGTATAATGGTGAtcagtatctctatacactgataatgatcataGTGCAGTATGGTGATGATGAATATTTCAATGCACTGataacatgctgcactgtataatgatgctgagtatctctatacatctACAGTGAACACACCACAATGTAACAATGCCAGGCATTATATAAATGTGCCTTGTTCTGCACACAACTCAATAACCTGGATTATTTTATACATATTTACATTCACGCTGTGTGGGGAATTGATTAAATGCCACATTGGTTATTCACAGCCCACAGCATCTCCTGCCTCTTGTGTCAGCACAATGGATTTCTAGCTTGGCTTTGCTGCGCCTGGAGGTCTATAATCTGAGCCAGTCAATAGTCTTCAATATGTGTTGGGGCAGATTTTCCACCCGTGTGTCCTGAGCTTTACTGAGCTCCGTTCTCTACGTCAGTGGGTTTTACTTCCCTCGTTGGTTCATAACCAGCTTCTCTAGAGGAGGGACAGTTCTGATCTCTGCTAGGTGCACAGTCGAAAAGAGAGAAGTCTGAGGTGTCCTTCCGAGATGAATGGTCAGAGAGAGGCTAGGAGAAACCGACTGTCGGAAGCAAGAGCCTCCTGGGAGGATCAGGGCGGTGAGGTGGCAGCTGGAAAATTGAAGGTCTTGGAGAAGTTCTTTACACCGTTGCCCCGTTCTGCCATCTGCGGATCTGTAAAGAGCagaggaaaggagggagggagtagGGATGGAGCACGAGATCCATATTACACAGAGTctttctcttcttcttcctcACCCTGGTCTTCGGAATCCAACTTCGGAGACCGGGCGGGTTCTTCAGAGTTCCACTCTCAGGTGCTTCACTCCCGCTCCTGCAACGACCTCTCGGCAGGGAGAGGGCGGGAcggtgagagaatgagagggctCGCGGGCAAGGAATGGGGGGCTCCGGGACCGAGGAGAGTGGAGTGCCGGAGCACGGAGAGAATCAATTTGGGGCGTTGTGGGGTCGGATCGGCCAAGCTGAAGAAGGACCCGGGACATGGCAAAGTCATGGGGCTCAAGGAGGGCAGTGGAAGAGTAAGAATGGGGATTAAAATGGATGGAGGCCGTAGAGCCAAGTCCATGGAGGCGCTGGCGGAAAAGGGAATGAGGAAGGGTCGGGAGGTGCCCAAGGGGAAGGTCTTAGAGGAAAAGCAGAGGTTCTCACAGTTCCTGAATGAAATAACCGTCCAGGTAATGAGCCCCTCCAACCTCAGCTCTCTGGGAGTGAAGGAGGGACAGTCTGTGGGCTCACGGGAACCAAGGAAAAACTCCAGCACGGATAGCTCAAGCTCCAGAGGGA contains:
- the LOC142483706 gene encoding uncharacterized protein LOC142483706 translates to MNGQREARRNRLSEARASWEDQGGEVAAGKLKVLEKFFTPLPRSAICGSVKSRGKEGGSRDGARDPYYTESFSSSSSPWSSESNFGDRAGSSEFHSQVLHSRSCNDLSAGRGRDGERMRGLAGKEWGAPGPRRVECRSTERINLGRCGVGSAKLKKDPGHGKVMGLKEGSGRVRMGIKMDGGRRAKSMEALAEKGMRKGREVPKGKVLEEKQRFSQFLNEITVQVMSPSNLSSLGVKEGQSVGSREPRKNSSTDSSSSRGKRSQGVSVVERQELRRKGKGKIEPGPKSELDARTGSPGSWRSREMSTSPDSGSSSARQRGGRVVPRSGSTTGNNQATKPKACGPHGTLKGREMAKGGSQFVKIGRDREDESGRRGRILQGKTQHVDNIQN